The following nucleotide sequence is from Malania oleifera isolate guangnan ecotype guangnan chromosome 4, ASM2987363v1, whole genome shotgun sequence.
CTGGAGGCTAGAATCGTTGGCTCGGATTAGACCGATTAAGAATTGAAACCAACACAGATTGAGCCGGTTATCAAATAAACCTCAGCTATAAGGCCTACCTACCCAAATGGGGACGGAATTAATTGGAATTGACCTTTATTGGTTATTTAAGGAACTAGTTCAAATTACTACTCTCGAAAACTTGCTTCCAATATTTAAGAGTatgccgggggggggggggggaataatACGGCCAAAATTAGTACgcccatatttataaatattcccATGGAGGCAGGCAACCGCTAAGGTCAACTTTAGGTAACTGGGTGTCTCGCGTAACTCCTACTAAACTATTAATAATCCCCAATGGCGATTACAGAAGTAGCAATTGATGGCTTACATAACCGCCCGAAAGTTACTTGCATGAGTTACTTGCAACCCATAAGTTTCTTGTAACCCCCTAAATATAATGGTACCTCATGAATGCTAAGCTGGGGAAAGGTCTACCCTTGTTACTATAAAAAGGGAATTCCAAggggaggtaagcatctcatatCCGCTTCTTTCTACTATGACAATTCAGAACCTCTGATTagtctcttacttaggcatcggagtgatccttgaagtacaccccgggtcctctaagtcattcttattttatttttttcaagtgGTCGTGATTGGGACGATTCGCGAAGATCAATTCGATTTTCAGGCAGCAACAAAActctagtttctttcttttcccttGCTCTCTCAGCAACCAAATAGGAGCATTTAGCCAAATGAACAAACTATCCTTGTTCATAACCTAACATTGAGTTATTGACTCCCCCAATAACTTCAGACAAGACCAATAAAACCAATAATTACTCCATAACACAAGCAAAACCAACAACTACAACTAATCAAGAATAAACCAATAAATAAAATCCCAGAAATGAGAAACCAATAATAGATCACGCgagttccaaaaaaaaaacctgaCCTGTTGAAAGCTCTTGACAGTCTTCCCGATGCTCCGGCCGACTTCGGGCAATTTCTTGGGGCCGAAGACGAGGGCAGCCACACCGGCAATGACGACGAGCTCAGGCATGCCCAGGCCGAACAAACAAGTACAGGAGAGACCTCTTCGGGCTCGCCCTTTTGCGGTGGTTCGTGCGACGAGAGCCAGAGAAGAGGACTTGGTTTTGCGGTTGAAGATAATGGTGTGGGCGTTGCTGAAGAAGGTAGAGTTTGTCGAAGCCAGCGGTATGGAAAGGGGATGCTTTTGTACAGAAGGCAGAGAGAGAGCTGCCGATGAGATCTCCATTGCGCTTTTGTTCTTGCTGGTTCTGGTTTTGGTTTTGCGTGCTTCAAAGTTCACGGAGAAGATAATGCAAGTGGCGGCCCAACTCCGATGAGGCAGGCCCGCTTTGACTCATCCAACCGCACGATTTTATTTAAAACGTAAATTCCCGTTTTAGTAGTCAATGTCACGTGCATTTCACGTGATTTTATCTGAATAATACTAGAGTGAAACGGATGTATTTTTAGTTAGGATATATTTTATTccctatatttttaatttatataattaagaacttgtatttattattttatttaattaaaactaTCATCTaatctaatttaataattatgtATTGGAGAATTGAAATTAATGGAAACTCTTTCCAAATTTCACCCTTAAATTAGTTGACTCATTTGAGCCTCATAATTACTTAAATTCATAATTACTTCACAACGAATAAAACTATTTGAGCTTTTTTTAAAATAGTAAACTTATTAAAAAACAATAGTGCAACGTCTAAAATCAATTTTACATTTTATATACACaagcaattttattaaattactaataattcaatatttaattaaaatgtcAAAAATAATTGCATGAAATTAGTAAGTGCAAGTCCTTAATTGCACTAATTAAAAGTATAGGAACTATAATAAATCAATTTCACTAGCTACAGACAAAGCAAGACAACAAAAGAGATTGCTTagtttagaagatctaacaatattcaaatcaaattATGATAGAATCCATATAGGAATGGTTCAAGTAGGACTTTTCTTTTTAACGAGAGAAAGTCTtaataagtgtgtgtgtgtgtgtgtgtgtgtgttattgaGAGATGAAAGACATCATGAATTTAATGATTCTCTATTAAGAATGCTATAATCAAATATAGCTGAAGGTTGgtttattttgaatgttatccaaatatAAGAGTTGATCTTTATGATGAATCTTTATACAAACTTTTAACTCTTGATattcaaacaaaaaattataatatggaTTGTAGATCTGCAAATCTAGAAAT
It contains:
- the LOC131152643 gene encoding sec-independent protein translocase protein TATA, chloroplastic, producing MEISSAALSLPSVQKHPLSIPLASTNSTFFSNAHTIIFNRKTKSSSLALVARTTAKGRARRGLSCTCLFGLGMPELVVIAGVAALVFGPKKLPEVGRSIGKTVKSFQQAAKEFESELKKEPESAVEAPVEQPTAISEEGKQDVKVSSTKESV